From the Lathyrus oleraceus cultivar Zhongwan6 chromosome 4, CAAS_Psat_ZW6_1.0, whole genome shotgun sequence genome, one window contains:
- the LOC127073587 gene encoding early nodulin-93 isoform X1, protein MEKRNVAANSPLERTSLAYLDQRMAVAKRCSHEGVMAGAKAAVVATIATAIPTLASVKMLPWARANLNHTAQALIISTVAGAAYFIVADKTVLATARKNSFNRPSNA, encoded by the exons ATGGAAAAGCGAAATGTTGCTGCTAACTCTCCACTTGAGAGAACTAGTTTGGCTTATCTAGATCAGAGGATGGCCGTGGCCAAGCGCTGTTCTCATG AAGGTGTGATGGCTGGAGCTAAGGCAGCTGTTGTTGCTACTATTGCCACTGCCATTCCAACT CTGGCTAGTGTTAAGATGCTACCTTGGGCAAGAGCCAACCTCAATCACACTGCACAAGCTCTTATAATTTCAACAG TGGCTGGAGCAGCATATTTCATAGTAGCTGACAAGACTGTCTTGGCAACTGCAAGAAAGAACTCCTTCAACCGACCCTCCAACGCATGA